A genome region from Thalassotalea euphylliae includes the following:
- a CDS encoding metal-dependent hydrolase family protein, whose product MPAFADTKVIHAGQLLAVPGEKPLSKQTLVVKDGVISAVKKGFIAPSQYGESAQLIDLSSSFVMPGLMDMHVHLHGELGPNNHKETVQMSDADIAMKSVYFANKTLMAGFTTVRDLLNQPEQINALRDAINKGWVDGPRIIAGAGVSVTGGHLDVDGMAPDILKLKSPETLCDGPYECRKAVRHAIKYGADVIKIASTGGVLSDTTTGTGQQMADDEMKAIVDAAHVLGRKVTSHAHAADGINAALRAGVDSVEHGSYANEESIKLFKQTGAYLVPTLLAGDTVVNMAKTSDFMSAPIKAKAIRVGADMLKNFTRAYQSGVKIAYGTDSGVSKHGTNAKEAVLMYQAGMTTQDVLKAATVNAADLAGMSNKLGTLEAGKYADIIATDASPLKNIEELMDVDFVMKGGKVYKQ is encoded by the coding sequence ATGCCTGCGTTTGCTGATACTAAGGTGATCCATGCTGGTCAATTACTCGCGGTACCGGGTGAAAAACCGCTGTCTAAGCAAACGCTAGTGGTAAAAGATGGTGTGATTTCAGCGGTGAAAAAAGGCTTTATTGCGCCTAGCCAATACGGTGAAAGCGCTCAACTAATCGATTTGTCTAGCTCGTTTGTTATGCCAGGTTTGATGGATATGCACGTACATTTGCACGGTGAGCTTGGTCCTAACAACCACAAAGAAACCGTGCAAATGTCAGACGCCGACATTGCCATGAAAAGTGTTTACTTTGCCAATAAAACACTCATGGCGGGTTTTACGACAGTGCGTGATTTATTAAACCAACCTGAACAAATTAATGCGCTGCGAGATGCGATTAACAAAGGCTGGGTTGATGGCCCGCGCATTATTGCCGGTGCTGGCGTGTCAGTAACGGGCGGTCATTTAGATGTTGATGGCATGGCGCCTGATATCCTAAAACTTAAATCGCCAGAAACCTTATGTGATGGCCCATACGAATGCCGAAAGGCAGTACGTCATGCTATTAAATATGGTGCCGATGTTATCAAAATTGCGTCTACAGGCGGCGTTTTATCTGATACAACCACAGGTACAGGCCAGCAAATGGCTGATGATGAAATGAAAGCAATAGTTGATGCGGCACACGTGCTTGGGCGCAAAGTTACCAGCCATGCGCATGCCGCAGACGGCATTAATGCCGCGCTTCGTGCTGGCGTTGACAGCGTGGAACATGGCAGTTATGCCAATGAAGAAAGCATAAAGTTGTTTAAGCAAACCGGCGCCTATTTAGTGCCGACGCTGTTGGCGGGTGATACGGTGGTGAATATGGCAAAAACATCTGACTTTATGTCAGCGCCAATCAAAGCCAAGGCCATTCGCGTTGGAGCTGACATGCTGAAAAACTTTACTCGTGCTTACCAATCGGGCGTGAAAATCGCTTATGGTACCGACAGTGGCGTCTCTAAACATGGTACTAACGCTAAAGAGGCAGTGCTGATGTACCAAGCTGGCATGACAACGCAAGACGTACTAAAAGCTGCCACGGTTAATGCCGCGGATTTAGCCGGGATGAGCAATAAACTAGGCACACTAGAGGCAGGTAAATATGCTGATATTATTGCTACAGATGCCAGCCCATTAAAAAACATTGAAGAGTTAATGGATGTTGACTTTGTGATGAAAGGCGGCAAAGTATATAAGCAGTAA
- a CDS encoding TIGR03643 family protein, translated as MNFSNEDTSRIIEMAWEDRTPFEAIKQNYGLNEPSLIKFMRGQLKPSSFKLWRARVSGRATKHSKLRPSNVLRAYCPTQYKRG; from the coding sequence ATGAATTTTTCTAATGAAGATACCTCAAGAATAATTGAAATGGCTTGGGAAGACAGAACCCCTTTTGAAGCGATCAAACAAAATTATGGCTTAAACGAACCTAGCCTCATTAAATTTATGAGGGGGCAATTGAAGCCGTCTAGTTTTAAGCTTTGGCGAGCGCGTGTATCGGGCCGAGCAACAAAACACAGTAAGCTCAGGCCCAGCAATGTGTTGCGAGCATACTGCCCAACGCAGTACAAGCGTGGTTAG
- a CDS encoding LysR family transcriptional regulator codes for MDTADLEKFIVLANNQNMQQTAAHFQTSPSVISKALKRLESSLNTQLFDRVGKYIQLNSQGAQLLPKAVELVTNAKQIQGLFDNESSRHVRVAGPAIILARWASVIARSNHQQKKQQKKQQNQQINSEEKRDANSPNLTCESITFDTCFEQLAVNKVLKGAADIALVTEQVTEEINGQLPNNISRLSLGSLDMVVACAVGHPLAKTNPSVNELSEYDFVVPQRSPYCGELRGIGCDGWNEQLIPRNKPVIADDLSVLAQLVKSGLYLGYVPSYWAREQQLIALNIADVTTETEQQIAISWQPELLNMLGSGFN; via the coding sequence ATGGATACAGCGGATTTAGAAAAATTTATAGTGCTTGCTAACAATCAAAATATGCAACAAACAGCTGCGCATTTTCAAACATCACCAAGCGTTATTTCTAAGGCATTAAAGCGCCTTGAAAGCTCTTTAAATACTCAGTTGTTTGACCGCGTTGGCAAGTACATCCAACTGAATTCGCAGGGAGCGCAGTTGTTACCCAAGGCAGTAGAGTTAGTTACAAACGCTAAGCAAATACAAGGCTTGTTTGACAATGAGTCTAGTCGCCATGTTCGAGTTGCAGGTCCAGCAATTATTCTCGCGCGCTGGGCAAGTGTTATCGCGAGAAGTAATCATCAGCAAAAGAAGCAGCAAAAGAAGCAGCAAAACCAGCAGATCAACAGTGAGGAGAAGCGTGATGCTAATTCACCTAACCTGACTTGTGAGTCGATCACATTTGATACCTGCTTTGAGCAGCTTGCGGTTAATAAAGTTTTAAAAGGCGCAGCTGACATAGCCTTAGTTACGGAGCAAGTGACTGAGGAAATCAATGGCCAATTACCGAACAATATTTCCCGCTTATCATTAGGATCGCTTGATATGGTTGTCGCCTGTGCAGTAGGGCACCCATTGGCAAAAACGAATCCGTCAGTTAACGAATTAAGTGAATATGATTTTGTTGTGCCACAACGCTCCCCGTATTGCGGTGAACTGAGAGGTATCGGCTGTGATGGCTGGAACGAACAATTGATTCCACGAAACAAGCCGGTGATTGCTGATGATCTAAGTGTCTTAGCTCAGCTTGTTAAAAGTGGCTTATATCTTGGTTATGTGCCTAGTTATTGGGCGAGAGAACAGCAGCTTATTGCACTTAATATTGCCGATGTAACAACGGAAACTGAGCAGCAAATAGCTATTAGCTGGCAACCAGAATTACTGAATATGTTGGGCAGCGGCTTTAATTAG
- a CDS encoding sensor domain-containing diguanylate cyclase, translating to MHGSQRVSSKVTEKTKQHPIIKINYLPRIIAAKFMLLICGLKLGWDVLQVQYLWLFVLGILYPHITYWLAAKSRDGKRQEHMNMNFDAFLTGMTVSILPDYYFLSTATIVLIANALYIGAFRLLLKNMLAYATALVFAMVYVWPFAGFVQTDWPVKIVNTLFILIHFGTFAILSYYLTRRMIALTKEVQSLSITDPLTGAYNRRYLDANLSKEIHRSQRLNYPITVIFTDLDHFKSVNDEYGHQLGDKVLADFVSIARKCIREDVDWIARFGGEEFIAVLPNADADYGALIAERIRQEVSEHLFEFEDKQVSISSSFGVVAIDNNDHNASAECVIASAEKLIATADDGLYKAKEKGRNRVEVVNLHPQESI from the coding sequence ATGCATGGAAGCCAACGCGTGAGTAGTAAAGTGACAGAAAAAACAAAGCAACATCCCATCATAAAAATAAACTACTTGCCTCGCATTATTGCGGCTAAGTTTATGTTGCTGATTTGTGGCTTAAAGCTGGGCTGGGATGTTCTGCAAGTTCAGTATCTTTGGCTATTCGTATTGGGTATTTTGTACCCGCATATCACTTATTGGTTGGCGGCGAAAAGCCGAGATGGAAAACGTCAAGAGCATATGAATATGAACTTTGACGCGTTTCTAACTGGCATGACTGTATCCATTCTGCCTGACTACTATTTCCTTTCAACAGCGACCATCGTATTAATTGCAAATGCCTTGTACATAGGCGCGTTTAGATTACTGTTAAAGAATATGCTGGCCTATGCTACAGCGCTTGTTTTCGCCATGGTCTACGTGTGGCCGTTTGCCGGATTTGTGCAAACTGACTGGCCAGTAAAAATTGTTAATACGCTATTTATTCTTATTCACTTCGGCACATTTGCTATTCTAAGTTATTATCTTACCCGCCGCATGATTGCGCTGACCAAAGAAGTACAAAGTTTATCGATTACCGACCCTCTAACGGGCGCGTACAACCGTCGCTACCTTGACGCGAATTTAAGTAAAGAAATTCATCGTAGCCAGCGATTAAATTATCCAATCACCGTTATCTTTACCGACTTAGATCATTTTAAGTCAGTGAACGACGAATATGGTCATCAACTAGGTGATAAAGTGCTGGCTGATTTTGTCAGCATTGCACGCAAGTGTATTAGAGAGGATGTTGATTGGATTGCCCGATTTGGCGGTGAAGAATTTATTGCTGTGTTACCAAATGCCGATGCCGATTACGGAGCGCTTATTGCTGAACGTATTCGCCAAGAGGTGAGTGAGCACCTGTTCGAATTTGAAGACAAGCAGGTGTCTATATCGTCAAGCTTTGGTGTTGTTGCAATAGACAACAACGACCATAATGCTTCGGCAGAGTGCGTGATCGCCAGCGCTGAAAAGTTAATAGCTACGGCTGACGATGGCCTTTACAAAGCAAAAGAGAAAGGCCGTAATCGCGTGGAAGTGGTCAACTTACATCCCCAAGAAAGTATCTAG